The Pseudomonas multiresinivorans DNA window TTGCCGTAGATGTCAGCATGTTGCCAGCCGATTACGGCAAAACCGTTGCAGTCAAACTGTGATCAGGAGCGCGTTCCCGCCTGTTTGAGGCGGTCGGCGAGGGTGGCGGCATCGGTCTCGCCGATGATGCGCAGATCGCTCCATTCGTCGCCTTTTGGCGAGAAGAACAGCAGCGCGGGCGGGCCGAACAGGTTGTAACGGTCGAGCAAGGCGCGCTGCTCTTCGGTGCTGGCGGTCATGTCGAAGCGCAGCAGGACGAAGCCGGGCAGCTGCGACTGCACCTCCGGCGCCGGCAATACCTGGCGCTCGATGATCTTGCAGCTGATGCACCAGTCGGCGTACCAGTCCAGCAGCACCGGGCGGCCGCTGGCCGAGGCGCTGCGCAGGGCGGCATCCAGTTGGGCCGGGCTGGTGATGTTCTGCCAGTCGCCGGGAGTGGCGCTGGGCGGACCGGCGTGGGTCCTGACACCGCTGCGGCCCAGCGGGTGCAGCGGGTCGGATTCACCGCGCAGGGCGCCGGTCCAGGCGGCCACGGCGTAGACCAGCAGCATCAGGCCAAACAATTGCCCAAGGCGCTGCAGCGGCTTCTTCGGCCCCAGTTCGAGGGTGCCGATGGCCAGGGCGACGCCGCCGGCGAGGGTGCCCCAGAGCGTCAGCGCCACCGGGCCGGAGACCAGTCGTTCGAGCATCCAGATGGCGACCGCCAGCAGCATCACGCCGAAGACGTTGCGCACGCCGTTCATCCAGGCGCCACTCTTGGGCAGCAGTGCCCCACCGCCGACGGCGAAGATCACCAGCGGCGTGCCCATGCCCAGGCCGAGGGAGAACAGCAACAGGCCGCCGCCCACTGCGTCGCCGGTGCTGCTGATATAGAGCAGCAGGCCGGCCAGCGGGGCGGTGACACAGGGCGATACCAGTAGGCTGGAGAGCACGCCGAGGGTCGCTGCGCCGGCGATGGAGCCGCCGCGGGTGTTGTTGGCCATGTTGTCCAGGCGTTCGCGCAGGAAGCCCGGCAGGCGCATCTCGAACACGCCGAACATGGCGATGGCGAAGACCACGAAGAACGCTGCGAAGGGGATCAGCACCCAGGGCGACTGCAGCATCGCCTGCAGGTTGAGCTTGGCGCCGAACAGGCCCATCAGCGTGCCGAGCACCGCGTAGCAGGCCGCCATTGGCAGCACGTAGGCGAGCGACAGCGCCAGGCCACGCATGCCACCCGGACGGCCGCGCAGGACCACGCCGGAGAGGATCGGCAGCATCGGTAGCACGCAGGGGGTGAAGGTCAGCGCCAGGCCCAGCAGGAAGAAGATCACCAGCGCGCGGCCGAGTTTCTTGATCTTGCCCGGCTCGTGGTCGCCCAGCAGGCCGGCCAGCGGGTTGCCCGCGCTGGAGGCGGATTGGGCGACGGCGGAGGGCGCGGCGCCGGCCACGACGCTGGCGGCCTGGCCGTCGGCGATCTGCAGGCGGGTGGTTTCCGGCGCGTAGCACAGGCCCTTGTCGGCGCAGCCCTGGTAGTTGACCACCAGGGTGAAGGGTTTGTGCTGCGGGTTGATCAGCGGTACGTCGATATCGGTGATGGCGTAGTAGACGACGGTGTCGCCGAAATAATCGTCATGGTGCTGCTTGCCCGGCGGCAGCTTCACTTCGCCGACGCTCACGCCGCTGTCGGCGGGCTCGACCTTGAAGCTGAACCGGTGCTGGTACAGGTAGTAGCCGTCGGCATTGATGAAGCGCAGTTTCACCTGCTGGCTATCGCTGTCCTCGACGCTGACGCGGAAGGCCTCGGCCACCGGCAGGAAATCGCCCTTGGCCGGTTGTCCGGCGGCGAAGCCGCCCTTGTCGGCGGGTTTGTCGAACAAGCCGGCGGAGGCGGGCAGGGCGACGAGAAGCAGGAGCAGGGTAAGCAGGCGGCGCATGGACATCTCGCGGACTACAGGGTGGCGGGCATGATAGCGGAAAGCTCCCGGCGCGGCCCGCGCCGCTGGCCGAAGAGCTGTCACAAGAAGTGATCGGTCGCTTGGGACTGCGCCAGAGCCTCCGGGTTCCAAAGACGCGCCTGCGTCAATCGGCCGCGTGCTGGCCGAAGGCTGCCAGAAGATCGCTGACGAAGGCCTGCTCGGCATCGCCGGGGTGGCGGCCGCGGTGGCGGGTCAGGCTGAAGGCCACGTCGAAGCCCAGCTCGTCGGGCAGCAGTTCGCGCAGTTGGCCGCGCTCGATCCAGGGCTGGGCGACGTGCTTGGGCAGATAGCCGATGTGCGCGCCGGAAAGGATGAAGGCCAGGCTGCCGTCCACCTGTTCGCAGCGCGCGCTGCTGCGGCTCGTCTGCAATGGCTCGTCGGCGGCGATGAAACGGTAGGGGTGCAGCACCTGGTCGGCGTCGGCCAGGGAATCGCGGGTCGGTTTCGTTTCCGTGAACGCAGGATGGCCCGCACCGCAATAAAGGCCCTGGGGTTCGACGAACAGGGTATGGTGCTCCAGCGCCGCCTGGGTGCCGGCGAAGTAGCCGACCGCCAGGTGCAACCGGTCTTGCAGCAACAGGCGCTCCAGCTCGGCGGGCGTGGCTGTCACCAGTTCCAGGCTGACCGCTTCGTTGCGCTGGCGGAAGCGCCGGATCGCCCCGGACAACTGCGCCAGCACCTCCACATCCAGGCCCTCTGACAGGCCGATGCGCACCTCGCCCAGCAGCTTGTCCGCTACGCCGCGCGCCTCGTCGCGGAAGCCCTCGATGGCGACGAACAGGCGCCGCGTCGATTGCAGCAGGTGCTCGCCCTTGGGCGTCAGGCGGAAGCCGCCCTTGCCGCGTTCGCACAGGCGATAGCCCAGGCGCGTCTCCAGCTTGGCCATCTGGATGCTGATGCTCGGCTGGCTCAAGCCCAGTTCACCTTGCGCCGCGCTGAAGCCGCCGCACTCCACCACGGTGACGAACAGGCGCAGCAACTGCAGGTCGAGGTCGCGCAATTGGCTGAGCATGGCCGTCTCCAAACATTGCCAATATGAAATGCCAAAGTAATTAACTTTGTATTTTTGCAAAGTAAAGCCCACGCCATGCTCGCCCCACAACGACAACAATCTCGAGGCGATAATCATGCGTGTGTTCCTCCGGGCTTCCCTCGCGGCCTTGGCCGTGGCCCTGGCCATACCCTTGCAGGCGCAGGAGCGGGTGCTCAACCTCTATAACTGGGCGGATTACGTGGGCGCCGATGCGCTGCAGCGTTTCCAGAAGGAAACCGGCATCCGCGTCAAATACGACACCTTCGACAGCGCCGAGGTGCTCGACAGCAAGCTGATGACCGGCCGCAGCGGCTATGATGTCGTTTTCCCCGCCAGCAGCGGGCTGGCCCGCGCCATCCAGGCGAAGGCTGTGCAGCCGGTGGACGATGCGCAGTTGAAGAACTTCGCCAACCTCGACCCGGAACTGCTCGCCAAGCTGGCCGCCATCGATCCGGGCAACCGCTTCGGCGTGCCCTACACCTGGGGCACCGTGGGCCTGGCGATCAACAAGGACGAGGTGCTCAAGCGCATCCCCGACGCGCCGCTGGATAGCCTCGACCTATTGTTCAAGCCCGAGTACGCCAGCCGCCTGGCCGATTGCGGCATCTCGCTGATCGACTCGCCCCAGGAAGTCATCAGCGTGGCGCTGAACTACCTCGGCAAGTCGCCGTACAGCACTGATCCGGCCGACCTTGCCCAGGTGCGCGAGCTGCTGGGCAAGCTGCAACCCAACGTGCGCTACATCGCCAGCGGCAAGCACATCAATGACCTGGCCAATGGTTCGCTGTGCGTCGCCCTGACCTACACCGGCGACGCGCTGATGGGCGCTGCGCAGGCCAAGCAGGCGAACAAGCCGTTCGAGGTGATCTACCGGATACCCAAGGAGGGCACGCTGATCTGGTTCGACACCATGGCCATCCCGGTGGACGCGCCGCACCCGCAGGAGGCGCGGGCCTTCATTGACTTCATGCTGCGCCCGGAGTCCATCGCCGAACTGACCAATACGTTGTACTTCGCCAACGCCAACCAGAAGGCCACGCCGCTGCTCAACGCCGACGTGGCGGGAGACCCGGACATCTACCCGCCGGCGGCGATGCGCCAGAAGTTGTTCGGCGAGCAATTGCTGACGCTCAAGCAGCAGCGCGACCGCACGCGGCTGTGGTCGGCGTTCCGTACCCGCAACTGACGAACAGGCTTACGTAGGGCGGATACCGCTCCAGCGTTATCCGCCCTACGTAGTTGAGTGCCTGGGACTCCCTCTCCCCCCGCCCTCTCCCTGAAGGGAGAGGGAGCCACTCGGAGTGGTCGGCAGACACGGCGTTCCGCCTGATGCCGATCCATCCCCTCTCCCTTCAGGGAGAGGGTCAGGGAGAGGGGGATCCCGCAGACACTGAACCATCAGAACAACACAACAAAGACATTGATGAGGACACCATGGATCTCGCCCAAGACAACGACCAGGCCATCACCCGCGACAGCCTATACGGCACCGCTGCCGAATCCACCTACGCCGGCATCACCAGTTTCATGCGCCGCCGCTACAGCCGCGACCTGCGCGGCGTGGACCTGGTGGTCAGCGGTGTGCCCTTCGACACCGCCACCACCAACCGTCCCGGCAGCCGCTTCGGGCCGCGGGCGATTCGTGCCGCCTCGGTGCAGATGGCGTGGGCCCGGCACTTCCCCTGGGAGTTCGACCCCTTCGACCACCTGGCGGTGATCGACTACGGCGACTGCTCCTTCGACCACGGCGTGCCGCAGGAAACCCCGGAAGTCATCGAAGCCCACGCTGCGCGCATCCTCGATGCCGGTTGCGCGCTGCTGACCCTGGGTGGCGATCACTTCATCAGCTACCCGCTGCTCAAGGCCCACGCGAAGAAGCACGGCCCGCTGTCGCTGATCCACTTCGACGCGCACAGCGACACCTGGCCCGACGAGGACTGCCAGCGCATCGACCACGGCACCATGTTCTACCACGCGGCCCGCGAGGGATTGGTGGACCCTTCGCGCTCGGTGCAGGTCGGCCTGCGCACCACCAACGACGACGTGATGGGCTTCCAGGTGCTGGACGCCCGCGAAGTCCATCGTCACTCGCCGCAAGCCATCGCCGAGCGCATCCGCGCACGGGTCGGCGACAACCCGGTGTACCTGACCTTCGACATCGACTGCCTCGACCCGGCCTTCGCTCCGGGCACCGGCACGCCGGTGTGCGGCGGGTTGAGCTCGCACCAGGCGCTGGAAGTCCTCCGCGCATTGCGTGGCATCAACCTGGTGGGGATGGATGTGGTGGAAGTCGCGCCGCCCTACGATAGCGCCGAGATCACCGCCCTGGCCGGCGCGACCCTGGCGATGGAGATGGTTTGCCTGTATGCGGCACGGCACAAGCTGGGCGAGCGTTGAGTCCACGCTGAACTGCAGGGGCACAATCGTAGGAGCGGACTTTGTCCGCGATTGACTCAACGCCCGCTCCAGATCGCCCGATGGCGCCAGGCTGATCCATCGCGGACGGAGTCCGCTCCTACGCTTCCTGTGGGGGGGGCGTACAGCTGGCAAGAGCTCCTACAGGTCGAGTCCGTTACACCCGGAACGCCCGCACAGCGGTATGCAATGCCCCGCCCAGCTCCTGCAACTGTTCGCCCTGGCTGCGTCCCTGGCCGATCAGGCGCAGGTTCTGGCTACCCAGTTCGTGGATGCGTTCGCTGTGTGAGCGGATTTCACTGACCGCGCCACTCTGTTGCGCAGAGCTTTCGGCAATGCGTTCGGCCATGCTGGCGATGGTGCGGATGGCGCCGACCACCTCGTCCAGCGCGCCCTCGGCGGCGCCGGCCTGGTTGGCAGTGATTTCCGCATGCTCGACCTGGCTGCGCATCGCTTCCACCGATTGTCGCGCGGCCTGTTGCAGGCGTTTGGTGAGCTGCTGGATTTCCTCGGTGGCGCCGGCGGTGCGCAGGGCCAGCGAGCGCACTTCCTCGGCCACGACGGCGAACCCGCGGCCTTGTTCACCGGCGCGCGCGGCCTCGATGGCGGCGTTGAGCGCCAGCAGGTTGGTCTGTTCGGCGATGGAGCGGATCACCCCCAGCACGTTGCCGATGGTGGCCGATTCTTCCGCCAGGTTCTCGATGGCCTGGGCGTTGCTCTGCACTTCGTCCACCAGCGCGCGCATGCCATTGAGGCTGTTGCCGATGACCTGCTGTCCCTGTTCGACGGCCGCGCCGGCGGCATGGCTGGCCGAGGCCGCCTGGCTGGCGTCGCCGGCCACCTGCTGGATGGCCGCCTCCATGTCGCCCAGCGCGTCGCGGATTTCCCCGGTATCGCTGGCCTGGCGCTCGGCCCCGGCGTGCAGGCCGCCGCTGAGTTCGGCCAGGGCGCGGCTGCTGCCGGCCACTTCCTCGGCGCGCTGGTGGATGGTGCCGACCAGGGTGCCGAGGAAGTCGCGCAGGCGGTTCAGCGATTCCTGCAGTTCCACCAGGTCGCGGGTGCGGGTGTTCAGCGCGATGGGCGTGGCGAAGTCCCCGCGCGCCCAGGTCGAGAGCGCCGGGACCAACTGACCGAGCACGCGCGCCAAACGGCGTTGCAGGGTGTCGATGAGCAGCGCGGTGGCGAGGATCAGGGCGATCAGTGCGCCCTGGATGACGCGTACCTGTGCCTGGATCTTCGAGCGCTCCTCGCGCACCTGCGGCTCCAGAGTCGCCAGGGCCTGCTGCACGGCGCCCAGGCGCTGGGCGGTGGCGCTGGCCAGCTCCTGGCGCTGGGCAACCAGTTGGCGGGTGCGGTCCAGTTCGTCGGGGTAGCGACGCAAAACACTGGCAAGGTCGCGCTTGAGGGTGACGCCGCGATCTTCGCTCTGCGCCTCGGCGGCCGGTTGGGATTCCAGGCCCATCATCGCGGCGAAGTCGTCGGAGGCCGATGCCTGCTGTTCCAGCACGCCCAGCAGCGGCAGGGCGTCGATGCGCTCAGCCAGCTGGCGCAGGGTTTCCAGCTCGCGCTGGATATCCTCGGCCAGTGCCGGGTTGCCGCTTTCCACCAGCTTGGCGCGGGCGTGGGCCAGGCGCGTCAGGTGCAGGCCGGCCTGCAGCAGCGGGGGGCGGTACTCGGCGGCGGCAGGGTTCTGGCTGGCGTCGGCGTAGGCGCCGAGCTGGTCCAGTGCGGCCAGCAGGTCACGCTCGGCCTGCAGCAGCAGCCCCTGCGGATCACCCGCCAGCTTGCCGGCGGCGAGCAACTGGTTGCCGCTGAACTGGCGCAGTTCGTCGAGGCGCTGGCCGAGCAATTGGCTGAGGCTGTCCGGCAGTTGCGGCAGCTCCGCGGCCAGTTCGTCCAACGCCTGCTGCGCGGCTTTCTGCTTGAGTGCGTCGCCGCTGGCGAGGTACGCCTGGATGTTCTGCGCCACCTTGCGCTCGAAGCCCTGGGAGAGTTCCAGGTAGCGGTCCATCAGCGTGAAGGGGCGCTCCAGTGCACGTTGCGACCACCAAAGGGTGGCGCCCAGCGCGAGGCAGACGAGCAGGAGCAGGAAGGTGTTGAGGTTGGTGAGCAGCTTGAGGCGCATGGCAGGTCTCGACCGACAGCGAAAAACGGCGAGCCCTGAACCTATTGCAGTTTGGTTACTGGCTGATGACACGGTGCCAGCATTTGGTCGGGAAATGGCGCGGCAGAGCGCCGCGCTGCCACTGCTGGGTGTTACTTGAAGACCTCGACGCGATTTCGGCCACCGTGTTTGGCGGTGTACAGCGCCTCGTCAGCCTGCTTGGCGAGGGTCTTGATGTCCATCTCCTCGCCCAGCTCGGCGATGCCGCAGCTGAAGGTGCAGGAGAGGTCATGGGGCTGCGCCGGGTAGTGGATCTCGGCGAAGCGCTGGCGGATTTCCTCCAGCACCTTGCGCGCGGCCGCGGCGTCGGTGTCCGGCAGCACCACGGCGAATTCCTCGCCGCCGTAGCGGCCGATGTGATCTGTCTTGCGCAGGCGCTGCTTGAGGAACAGCGCCAGGCTCTTGATCACCCGGTCGCCCATGGGGTGGCCATAGGTGTCGTTGACCCGTTTGAAGTGGTCGATGTCGAGCATCGCGAACGTCAGCGGGCGCTCCTCGCGGCGCGCGCGGAAGCGGGCATCGTCGAGCAATTGCAGGGTATGGGTGTGGTTGTACAGGCCGGTCAGGCTGTCGCGCACCATCCGCGCCTTGAGGCTGCGGGCGCGGGCGGCGCGGTTGCGCACGGTGGCGATCAGGTGGCGCGGCTTGATCGGCTTGGTGAGGAAGTCGTCGCCGCCTTCGCTCATGGCGTCCAGCTGCTTGTCCAGGTCGTCCTCGGCGGACAGGTAGATGATCGGCACGCTGACGTAGCGCTCGTGCTGGCGGATCACCTTGGCCAGCTCGGTACCCAGGCATTCGGGCATGTACATGTCGAGGATGATCAGGTCCGGCTGGAACTCGGCCAGCTCGGCCATCACCGACAGCGGCGCGGTGAGCGCGCGGGTGACGATGCCGGCGCTGTTGAGGACCATCTCGGTGTGCGCGGCCTGGGCGCGGGAGTCGTCGACGATCAGTACGCGGAACGGCTCGTAATGAGCCACGCGGGTCAGCGTCTCGATCTTCTCCAGCAGGCCGGAAGCGTCCAGCGCGCCGCTGAAGAAGTCCTGGCCACCGGCGCGGGCGGCAGCCAGGCGGGTTGGGGTGTCGGTTTCCTCATGGCTGAAGAACAGCACCGGCAGTTTCTGCTTCAGGCCCGCCTGGGCCTCGTCGGCCAGGGCCAGGCCCTGGCCGCCCCCGAAGTCGATTTCCATGACGATGGCTGCCGGATGGCGGTCTGCCATGGCGGCGCGGAAGGCGTTGGCGTGCTCGCAGGGCTGCGCGGCCATGCCGAAGAATTCCAGCTGCTGGGCCAGGCGCTCGGCGCGCTCCAGGTCCTGCAGGGCCAGGTAGACCGGCTTGCGCAGCGGCGGCAGGTGGGTGTGCTCGAACTGGTCGCCATGGCGCAGGCCGGTGCGCGACAGGCGCTGCATCAGCCGGTTTAGCTCGGTGATCAGCTCGCTGGACAGGCGCCCGCGGTTGTCCTGCACGGCGCGCAGGCACTGGTCGATGGCCTTGGCGAGGTCGGCGTGCTCGGCCTGCTCGAAGCGTTCGGCGTAGCGCTGCAGGCGCAGGCAGGCCTCGGCCAGCTCGGCCATTCCGGCGCTGTTCCAC harbors:
- a CDS encoding protein-disulfide reductase DsbD — protein: MRRLLTLLLLLVALPASAGLFDKPADKGGFAAGQPAKGDFLPVAEAFRVSVEDSDSQQVKLRFINADGYYLYQHRFSFKVEPADSGVSVGEVKLPPGKQHHDDYFGDTVVYYAITDIDVPLINPQHKPFTLVVNYQGCADKGLCYAPETTRLQIADGQAASVVAGAAPSAVAQSASSAGNPLAGLLGDHEPGKIKKLGRALVIFFLLGLALTFTPCVLPMLPILSGVVLRGRPGGMRGLALSLAYVLPMAACYAVLGTLMGLFGAKLNLQAMLQSPWVLIPFAAFFVVFAIAMFGVFEMRLPGFLRERLDNMANNTRGGSIAGAATLGVLSSLLVSPCVTAPLAGLLLYISSTGDAVGGGLLLFSLGLGMGTPLVIFAVGGGALLPKSGAWMNGVRNVFGVMLLAVAIWMLERLVSGPVALTLWGTLAGGVALAIGTLELGPKKPLQRLGQLFGLMLLVYAVAAWTGALRGESDPLHPLGRSGVRTHAGPPSATPGDWQNITSPAQLDAALRSASASGRPVLLDWYADWCISCKIIERQVLPAPEVQSQLPGFVLLRFDMTASTEEQRALLDRYNLFGPPALLFFSPKGDEWSDLRIIGETDAATLADRLKQAGTRS
- a CDS encoding polyamine ABC transporter substrate-binding protein, which produces MRVFLRASLAALAVALAIPLQAQERVLNLYNWADYVGADALQRFQKETGIRVKYDTFDSAEVLDSKLMTGRSGYDVVFPASSGLARAIQAKAVQPVDDAQLKNFANLDPELLAKLAAIDPGNRFGVPYTWGTVGLAINKDEVLKRIPDAPLDSLDLLFKPEYASRLADCGISLIDSPQEVISVALNYLGKSPYSTDPADLAQVRELLGKLQPNVRYIASGKHINDLANGSLCVALTYTGDALMGAAQAKQANKPFEVIYRIPKEGTLIWFDTMAIPVDAPHPQEARAFIDFMLRPESIAELTNTLYFANANQKATPLLNADVAGDPDIYPPAAMRQKLFGEQLLTLKQQRDRTRLWSAFRTRN
- a CDS encoding response regulator, giving the protein MTELDDPSLDRLKHHFAQRVIHQARHLLEVWQRLSRSEWNSAGMAELAEACLRLQRYAERFEQAEHADLAKAIDQCLRAVQDNRGRLSSELITELNRLMQRLSRTGLRHGDQFEHTHLPPLRKPVYLALQDLERAERLAQQLEFFGMAAQPCEHANAFRAAMADRHPAAIVMEIDFGGGQGLALADEAQAGLKQKLPVLFFSHEETDTPTRLAAARAGGQDFFSGALDASGLLEKIETLTRVAHYEPFRVLIVDDSRAQAAHTEMVLNSAGIVTRALTAPLSVMAELAEFQPDLIILDMYMPECLGTELAKVIRQHERYVSVPIIYLSAEDDLDKQLDAMSEGGDDFLTKPIKPRHLIATVRNRAARARSLKARMVRDSLTGLYNHTHTLQLLDDARFRARREERPLTFAMLDIDHFKRVNDTYGHPMGDRVIKSLALFLKQRLRKTDHIGRYGGEEFAVVLPDTDAAAARKVLEEIRQRFAEIHYPAQPHDLSCTFSCGIAELGEEMDIKTLAKQADEALYTAKHGGRNRVEVFK
- a CDS encoding LysR family transcriptional regulator; protein product: MLSQLRDLDLQLLRLFVTVVECGGFSAAQGELGLSQPSISIQMAKLETRLGYRLCERGKGGFRLTPKGEHLLQSTRRLFVAIEGFRDEARGVADKLLGEVRIGLSEGLDVEVLAQLSGAIRRFRQRNEAVSLELVTATPAELERLLLQDRLHLAVGYFAGTQAALEHHTLFVEPQGLYCGAGHPAFTETKPTRDSLADADQVLHPYRFIAADEPLQTSRSSARCEQVDGSLAFILSGAHIGYLPKHVAQPWIERGQLRELLPDELGFDVAFSLTRHRGRHPGDAEQAFVSDLLAAFGQHAAD
- the speB gene encoding agmatinase, coding for MDLAQDNDQAITRDSLYGTAAESTYAGITSFMRRRYSRDLRGVDLVVSGVPFDTATTNRPGSRFGPRAIRAASVQMAWARHFPWEFDPFDHLAVIDYGDCSFDHGVPQETPEVIEAHAARILDAGCALLTLGGDHFISYPLLKAHAKKHGPLSLIHFDAHSDTWPDEDCQRIDHGTMFYHAAREGLVDPSRSVQVGLRTTNDDVMGFQVLDAREVHRHSPQAIAERIRARVGDNPVYLTFDIDCLDPAFAPGTGTPVCGGLSSHQALEVLRALRGINLVGMDVVEVAPPYDSAEITALAGATLAMEMVCLYAARHKLGER
- a CDS encoding methyl-accepting chemotaxis protein, producing the protein MRLKLLTNLNTFLLLLVCLALGATLWWSQRALERPFTLMDRYLELSQGFERKVAQNIQAYLASGDALKQKAAQQALDELAAELPQLPDSLSQLLGQRLDELRQFSGNQLLAAGKLAGDPQGLLLQAERDLLAALDQLGAYADASQNPAAAEYRPPLLQAGLHLTRLAHARAKLVESGNPALAEDIQRELETLRQLAERIDALPLLGVLEQQASASDDFAAMMGLESQPAAEAQSEDRGVTLKRDLASVLRRYPDELDRTRQLVAQRQELASATAQRLGAVQQALATLEPQVREERSKIQAQVRVIQGALIALILATALLIDTLQRRLARVLGQLVPALSTWARGDFATPIALNTRTRDLVELQESLNRLRDFLGTLVGTIHQRAEEVAGSSRALAELSGGLHAGAERQASDTGEIRDALGDMEAAIQQVAGDASQAASASHAAGAAVEQGQQVIGNSLNGMRALVDEVQSNAQAIENLAEESATIGNVLGVIRSIAEQTNLLALNAAIEAARAGEQGRGFAVVAEEVRSLALRTAGATEEIQQLTKRLQQAARQSVEAMRSQVEHAEITANQAGAAEGALDEVVGAIRTIASMAERIAESSAQQSGAVSEIRSHSERIHELGSQNLRLIGQGRSQGEQLQELGGALHTAVRAFRV